The genomic segment TGCTGGCGCATCCCGCCACGATGATTGGGTCGGACGGGCTGCCGCACGATCCGCGGCCGCATCCGCGCCTGTGGGGGACGTTTCCGCGGGTGCTGGGGCGGTACAGCCGCGAGGAGAAGCTGTTTTCGCTGACCGAGGCGGTTCACAAGATGACGGGATTGCCGGCGGGAACGTTCGGGCTCAAGGATCGTGGGGTGATCCGGGAGGGTGCGTTCGCCGATCTCGTTCTGTTCGACGCGGAGCGGATTATTGATACGGCGACTTATGCCGATCCGGTGCAGAGGGCGGAGGGGATCTCGGGTGTCTGGGTGAACGGGGTGCTCACGTACACTGCGGATGGACCCACAGGACAACGCGCGGGTCGCTTCCTGCCGCGCATGGGCACGCACAGCAGCAAATAATTTGAGCCTGCACAGCGGAGATAGATGATCGATCCCCACAGCACATTTCTGCTTTTGTCGACGCTGGTCGCGGTCATCGCGCTGATTCTGCTGGTGGCTGTGTTCAAGCTGAATCCGTTTCTGAGCCTGCTTGTTGCGTCGCTGGGGCTGGGCATCGCGGCCGGCATGCCGATGGTGAACATCATTCATTCGTTTGAGACGGGCGTGGGCGGGACGCTGGGTCATATCGCGATTGTGGTGGCGCTGGGGACGATGCTAGGCAAGATGATGGCGGAGTCGGGCGCCTCGGACACGATTGCGCACACGCTGGTGCGGTGGTTCGGTGAGAGGCGGGTTCCGCTGGCGATGATGGTGAGCGGGCTGGTGGTGGGATTGCCGGCGTTCTTCGAAGTGGGCTTTGTGCTGCTGGTGCCGATTGCGTTCACGGTGGCGCGGCGTACGAGGACGAACATCATCCTGGTGTGCCTGCCGATGGCAGCGGGGTTATCGGTAGTGCACGGGCTGGTGCCGCCGCATCCTGCGGCGCTGATGGCGGCGATGATCTACAAGGCCGATGTGGGGCGGACGATTCTGTATGGGCTGCTGATCGGGATTCCGACGGCATACCTGGCAGGGCCGTTGTTCGCGAAGTTCATTGCTCCTTCGATCAAGCTGGCTGATGAGAATCCGCTGGCGGAGGAATTTGTCGATCACGGCAAGGAGCGCAGCCTGCCGAGCTTTGGGCTGTCGCTGATAACGATTCTGCTGCCGGTGTTCCTGATGCTGCTGGGGAGCTGGGCCGATACATTTGCGCCGGCGGGCAGCACAGCGAACAGCATCATCAAGCTGGCGGGCAATGATGACATGGCCCTGCTGGTGGGTGTGCTGGTGAGCTTTCTGACGCTGGGCAAGATGCGGGGATTCGACCGCGACACGATCCTGCGGTTTACCAATGAGTGCCTTGCGCCGACGGCGACGATTACGCTGCTGGTGGGCGCGGGCGGAGGCTTTGGACGCGTGCTGCAGGACAGCGGCGTGGCGCATGCGATCATCAGCATCGCGCTGCAGAGTCATGTGTCGCTGCTGCTGCTGGCGTGGCTGACCGCGGCGCTGGTGCGGCTGGCAACGGGATCGGCGACCGTGGCGATGACTACGGCTGCCGGGATTGTGGCGCCCATTGCGGCGCAATATACGGGGGTTCATCCGGAGCTGCTGGCGATTGCAACGGGGGCGGGTTCGCTGATTTTTTCGCACGTGAACGATGGCGGCTTCTGGCTGGTGAAGGAGTACTTCGGGCTGAGCGTGCCGCAGACGCTGAAGACGTGGTCGATTTGCGAGACGATTATTGCTGTGGCAGGGCTGGGATTTGCGTTTGCGCTTTCGTTTGCGCTGTAGAGCGTTTTCGGCAGGGCTGTATCCGCCGGGGGCTGAAGCCGTGCCCTTCGAGGGCTGTGCGGTTCAGCGCCGCTTCGGTGATCGGGAAGCATCCCTCGGGGCAAAAGCCCCGGTCCAACCAGTGGAGCGGCATGCGGGCTGCCTGGAGGCAGCCCCTGATACAAGGCTCGTTTCGAATGGCCTTTTCAGCAGGCTGTTGAAGCCCCAAAACTCCTGGTGGAGCTTCTTCGGCATCACCGAAGTCATGCCCTGATACGAAGCCCGATCGCTAAGAGATTCCAAGCGACCTGGGAATCAGGCGTTAGGCATTATAAGAACAGATTAGAGTCACTCCCTGATACGAAGAGTTGCTATCTGATGAAGGCAAAGAGAGCAGGCCTGAAAGTGCTCGAAATCACTACATTTTGGGCATCTTGGCGCGGTTAAGCCGATGTGAAGTGCGTCACATCGCGCGGCATTCTTCCGGGCTTAGAATCTCCAAGGTTGCGAACGCGTAGATAGGCTTGCCTGCAACGCGCGCCATTGGATGGCGCGACCTCAAGGCGCTGGCGCGTTCTGCCGCTGGAGAACGAATGTTCAAACAGCAGGAACGCGGGAAGCCCAAGACCATGCAGGACAAGGTTGCCGACCTGCGTGCGAGGCGGGAACTGCTCGAACTGGGCGGTGGCAAGGACCGCATTGAGAAGCAGCACGAGGCGGAGAAGCTTTCGGCGCGCGAGCGTATCCAGACGCTGGTGGATAAGGCGAGCTTTCAGGAGATCGGCGTCTTTGCGCGACATCGCGCGAGCTATTTCGGCATGTCAGGCAAGGACCTGCCCGCGGACGGCGTGGTTACCGGATGCGCCACGGTGGATGGCCGTCTGGTTCATTTAGCAAGCCAGGATTTCACGGTGGTGGGCGGCGCAGCGGGCGAGGTTCATTGCGGCAAGATTGCCGAGATGATGGTGATGTCGCTGAAGACAGG from the Occallatibacter riparius genome contains:
- a CDS encoding GntP family permease translates to MIDPHSTFLLLSTLVAVIALILLVAVFKLNPFLSLLVASLGLGIAAGMPMVNIIHSFETGVGGTLGHIAIVVALGTMLGKMMAESGASDTIAHTLVRWFGERRVPLAMMVSGLVVGLPAFFEVGFVLLVPIAFTVARRTRTNIILVCLPMAAGLSVVHGLVPPHPAALMAAMIYKADVGRTILYGLLIGIPTAYLAGPLFAKFIAPSIKLADENPLAEEFVDHGKERSLPSFGLSLITILLPVFLMLLGSWADTFAPAGSTANSIIKLAGNDDMALLVGVLVSFLTLGKMRGFDRDTILRFTNECLAPTATITLLVGAGGGFGRVLQDSGVAHAIISIALQSHVSLLLLAWLTAALVRLATGSATVAMTTAAGIVAPIAAQYTGVHPELLAIATGAGSLIFSHVNDGGFWLVKEYFGLSVPQTLKTWSICETIIAVAGLGFAFALSFAL